A stretch of bacterium DNA encodes these proteins:
- a CDS encoding N-acetyl sugar amidotransferase → MKYCKKCVQPDTRPGLVFDKEGVCAACRYWEETARIDWAERDKRLREIADWARGRARQGFDCIIGVSGGKDSHVQAFYTRDRLGLRALLVNCAPDGITDVGRSNLENLVQHGFDMISYRPNPRVIRALARRSFIEHGNPVKPSEYSLFAVSYQAALRFGIPLVIQGENPAATLGVVESIPPGDDALMIRQHNTLGGGNAGDWVQDGIGLKDLQFYQFPDAAELGRAGIRAIWIGHYVKEWSYSANIQFAVDHGLRGRPGHEPSLTGRLSPHCSIDSDMQIVNQMLKFYKFGFGFVTDEVCYFIREGRMSRQEAAELVERYDGKCDERYIREFCEYIGMDEAEFWTITDRWVNKSIFERDGATVRWKPRFRVGRDFPT, encoded by the coding sequence TTGAAGTACTGCAAGAAGTGCGTCCAGCCCGATACAAGACCCGGTCTCGTATTCGACAAAGAAGGCGTATGCGCGGCCTGCCGCTACTGGGAGGAGACGGCTCGGATTGACTGGGCCGAAAGAGATAAGAGGCTCCGCGAGATTGCCGATTGGGCCAGGGGAAGAGCAAGGCAAGGCTTCGATTGCATTATCGGGGTCAGCGGAGGTAAGGATAGCCACGTCCAGGCCTTCTATACAAGGGACCGGCTCGGACTGCGGGCGCTGCTGGTGAACTGCGCGCCCGACGGCATCACGGACGTGGGACGCAGCAACCTCGAGAATCTGGTTCAACATGGGTTCGACATGATTTCCTACCGACCGAATCCCCGCGTAATCCGCGCGCTTGCGCGGCGGTCGTTCATCGAGCACGGCAATCCGGTCAAGCCATCGGAGTACTCGTTGTTTGCCGTGTCATACCAGGCCGCCCTGAGGTTCGGGATCCCGCTGGTCATCCAGGGGGAGAACCCGGCCGCCACGCTTGGCGTCGTTGAGAGCATCCCCCCGGGCGACGACGCCCTGATGATCAGGCAGCACAACACGCTGGGCGGAGGGAACGCCGGTGACTGGGTGCAGGATGGTATCGGGCTGAAGGACCTGCAGTTCTACCAATTCCCGGACGCGGCCGAGCTCGGACGGGCCGGAATCAGAGCCATCTGGATCGGCCACTATGTGAAGGAGTGGTCCTACAGCGCCAATATTCAGTTTGCGGTCGATCACGGCCTCCGGGGAAGGCCGGGCCACGAGCCGAGCCTGACCGGACGGTTGAGCCCGCACTGCTCCATCGACTCCGACATGCAGATCGTCAACCAGATGCTGAAGTTCTACAAGTTCGGTTTCGGTTTCGTCACCGACGAAGTCTGCTACTTCATAAGAGAAGGACGAATGTCAAGACAGGAGGCGGCCGAGCTTGTGGAGCGGTATGACGGCAAGTGTGACGAACGTTACATCCGTGAGTTCTGCGAGTACATCGGCATGGATGAAGCGGAGTTCTGGACGATCACCGACCGGTGGGTCAACAAGAGCATCTTCGAAAGGGACGGGGCCACGGTAAGATGGAAGCCGAGATTCAGGGTAGGCAGGGACTTCCCCACCTAG
- the pseF gene encoding pseudaminic acid cytidylyltransferase translates to MRVVAIIPARAGSKRIPDKNIKIFAGLPMIAHSIRAAQKSGVFDRIIVSTDSDAIMEVAKRFGAEVPFRRPAELADDHTGTDAVIIHALNWLAEHDQPARYACCIYATAPLIRPEYISRGLEVMREHEATSVFSVATYPYPIFRSLKLNDRGRVEMVWPENLSKRSQDLPDVFHDAGQFYWCDVEKYQREKRLLSSDALPILIPRYLVQDIDTPEDWEFAEKLFAVAGQMPDSSDARDL, encoded by the coding sequence GTGAGAGTCGTAGCCATCATCCCTGCCCGGGCAGGGAGTAAGCGAATACCCGACAAGAACATCAAGATTTTCGCGGGCCTGCCGATGATTGCCCATTCCATCCGAGCTGCTCAGAAAAGCGGTGTCTTCGACCGGATCATCGTTTCAACGGACTCGGATGCGATTATGGAGGTCGCCAAGCGATTCGGAGCCGAGGTGCCTTTCCGGCGTCCGGCCGAGCTGGCAGACGACCACACCGGTACCGATGCCGTCATCATCCATGCTCTCAATTGGCTCGCCGAGCACGACCAGCCGGCCCGTTACGCCTGCTGCATCTACGCGACCGCCCCACTCATCCGGCCGGAGTACATCAGCAGAGGGTTGGAGGTTATGCGTGAGCATGAGGCTACCTCGGTTTTCTCGGTTGCGACGTACCCGTACCCTATCTTCCGTTCGCTGAAACTGAACGACCGGGGGCGTGTCGAGATGGTCTGGCCCGAGAATCTCTCCAAACGGTCGCAGGACCTGCCTGACGTATTCCACGATGCCGGTCAGTTCTACTGGTGCGACGTGGAGAAGTACCAGCGCGAGAAACGCTTGCTCTCCAGTGACGCCCTGCCCATCTTGATACCTCGTTATCTCGTCCAGGATATCGATACTCCTGAAGACTGGGAATTCGCCGAGAAGCTGTTTGCGGTCGCCGGCCAGATGCCTGATTCGTCTGACGCACGCGACCTATGA
- the pseC gene encoding UDP-4-amino-4,6-dideoxy-N-acetyl-beta-L-altrosamine transaminase: MTSLAIDGGAPVRPKLLAYGHQSIDEEDIRAVVEVLRGDWLTTGPRVAEFERGFAKSVGTNEAVAVSSGTAALHAAMFALEIGPGDEVIVPAMTFAASANCVVYQGGTPVFADVDPDTLLLNPGQVESRITRRTRAVIAVDYAGQACDYDVLREVTGRNRLALVADACHAIGGSYRERPVGSLADLSTFSFHPVKHVTTGEGGMITTDDPERAGRMRIFRNHGITTDHRQREERGSWFYEMTELGYNYRMTDFQCALGLSQLAKLPAWVSRRREIAATYNRAFADMPEVRPLRVRPGVGHAYHLYVVQLQLERLKVDRARIFAALRAENIGVNVHYVPVHLHPFYRRRFGTKPGDCPVAEEAYDRMLTLPLFPAMSDSDASDVVLALTKVIGVYRK; this comes from the coding sequence ATGACGTCACTGGCGATTGACGGCGGTGCCCCGGTCCGCCCGAAGCTGCTGGCCTACGGCCACCAGTCCATTGACGAAGAAGACATCCGGGCGGTCGTAGAGGTTCTGCGAGGGGATTGGCTGACCACCGGTCCGAGGGTCGCGGAGTTCGAGCGCGGCTTCGCCAAATCCGTGGGCACGAATGAGGCTGTGGCTGTAAGCAGCGGTACCGCTGCCCTTCACGCCGCGATGTTCGCCCTCGAAATCGGCCCAGGTGACGAGGTGATTGTGCCGGCCATGACCTTTGCCGCCAGCGCCAACTGCGTCGTCTACCAGGGCGGCACGCCGGTCTTCGCCGACGTGGACCCGGACACGCTGTTGCTGAATCCGGGCCAGGTCGAGTCCCGCATCACTCGCCGCACCAGGGCGGTCATCGCCGTTGACTACGCCGGGCAAGCCTGCGACTATGACGTTCTGCGCGAGGTCACGGGCAGGAACAGGCTCGCACTGGTCGCGGACGCCTGCCACGCCATCGGCGGCAGCTATCGAGAGCGGCCGGTCGGCTCGCTGGCAGACCTGAGCACCTTCTCATTTCATCCCGTGAAACACGTCACGACCGGCGAGGGCGGCATGATTACGACCGACGACCCCGAACGGGCAGGGCGCATGCGTATCTTCCGCAACCATGGCATCACCACCGACCATCGTCAGCGCGAAGAGAGGGGCTCCTGGTTCTATGAGATGACGGAACTCGGCTACAACTACCGGATGACCGATTTCCAGTGCGCCCTGGGTCTAAGCCAGTTGGCGAAGCTGCCGGCGTGGGTTTCCCGGCGCCGCGAGATTGCCGCGACCTACAACCGCGCTTTCGCCGACATGCCGGAAGTGAGGCCGCTGCGCGTCCGGCCCGGAGTGGGTCATGCCTATCATCTCTATGTGGTGCAGTTGCAGCTTGAGCGGCTGAAGGTGGACCGCGCCCGCATCTTTGCGGCGCTTCGTGCCGAGAACATCGGCGTGAACGTCCACTACGTTCCGGTGCACCTACACCCATTCTACCGGCGACGTTTCGGCACGAAACCGGGCGACTGCCCGGTGGCCGAAGAGGCGTATGACCGAATGCTGACGCTGCCGCTCTTCCCCGCGATGAGCGACAGTGATGCCAGCGACGTGGTCCTTGCTCTGACCAAGGTGATTGGGGTGTACCGGAAGTGA
- the pseB gene encoding UDP-N-acetylglucosamine 4,6-dehydratase (inverting) yields MLGDKVILITGGTGSFGQKFTEIVLSRFKPRKLIIFSRDELKQFEMQGRFSEERYPSIRYFIGDVRDRQRLYRAFDGVDVVVHAAALKQVPAAEYNPSEAVKTNVLGAMNVLDAAIDCGVKKVIALSTDKAANPINLYGATKLCSDKLFVAANSYSGTHSTRFSVVRYGNVVGSRGSVVPYFLNRRATGVLPITDARMTRFWITLEQGVEFVLNSLERMTGGEIFVPKIPSMRITDLARAIAPECKTEVVGIRPGEKLHETMISEDDARHTVEHDDYYAILPVIHSWSAQEYIAENGGKPCPDGFCYSSDKNTQWLSVDELRTMAGAREKHS; encoded by the coding sequence ATGCTTGGCGACAAGGTAATCTTGATCACGGGCGGGACCGGTTCCTTTGGTCAGAAATTCACCGAGATAGTTCTGTCGCGTTTCAAGCCGCGCAAGTTGATTATCTTCAGCCGCGACGAACTGAAGCAGTTCGAGATGCAGGGAAGGTTCAGCGAAGAACGCTATCCGTCCATCCGCTACTTCATCGGCGACGTGCGCGACCGACAGCGGCTGTACCGGGCCTTTGACGGCGTGGACGTCGTTGTTCATGCCGCGGCGCTGAAGCAGGTGCCTGCGGCCGAGTATAACCCCAGCGAGGCGGTGAAGACCAACGTGCTCGGCGCGATGAACGTGCTCGATGCGGCAATCGATTGCGGCGTCAAGAAGGTGATTGCCCTGAGTACCGACAAGGCAGCCAATCCGATTAACCTCTACGGTGCAACCAAGCTTTGCTCCGACAAACTCTTCGTGGCTGCGAACAGCTACTCCGGGACACACAGCACCAGGTTCAGCGTGGTTCGGTATGGCAACGTCGTGGGCAGCCGGGGAAGCGTTGTGCCATACTTCCTGAATCGTCGCGCAACCGGCGTCCTGCCGATAACCGACGCCCGGATGACGCGCTTCTGGATTACACTGGAGCAGGGGGTGGAGTTCGTACTCAATTCGCTGGAACGCATGACCGGCGGCGAGATTTTCGTTCCCAAGATACCGAGCATGCGCATCACCGACCTGGCTCGTGCCATCGCGCCGGAGTGCAAGACCGAAGTCGTGGGCATCCGGCCCGGCGAGAAACTCCACGAGACAATGATTTCCGAAGACGATGCCCGCCACACGGTTGAGCACGACGATTACTACGCAATTCTACCGGTGATTCACTCGTGGTCCGCGCAAGAGTACATTGCCGAAAACGGCGGTAAGCCGTGCCCGGACGGTTTCTGCTACAGCAGCGACAAGAATACTCAGTGGCTCTCCGTGGATGAACTGAGAACCATGGCCGGCGCCCGCGAAAAGCACTCCTGA
- a CDS encoding ABC transporter ATP-binding protein codes for MPDPIIEVEHLSKLYELGAIGGRTLRESLERRWHTLRGKEHLTQKVGARHASVGPDHPQAGPRPNTIWALRDASFTVQAGEVLGIIGRNGAGKSTLLKLLTRITEPTSGRAFVYGRAASLLEVGTGFHPELTGRENIYLSGAILGMKKAEISRRFDEIVAFSEVEQFIDTPVKRYSSGMYVRLAFAVAAHLDPEILLVDEVLAVGDAAFQKKCLGKMGDVAGEGRTILFVSHNLQAVRTLCPKSILIDAGQVAMDAPTDQTLDLYNRRQREVKVDADTAMHSEKHRRGSGAVRFTHIAVQDERGSDRYDVEVGGIIRLVMSYKVMKDIPDLLVSVALRSGNTGEIVTTARHVISPASVRAQTEGSVTIDFPDIRIRPGTYPLYFWLGNSDAQPFDVVDDITAPLVVTAGGSADGLGLDASAPVGYFSIPSVLRSSQGSTQGGQH; via the coding sequence ATGCCTGATCCCATCATCGAAGTCGAGCACCTCTCCAAGCTCTACGAGCTGGGCGCGATTGGGGGCAGGACACTGCGGGAGTCCCTGGAACGCAGGTGGCACACGCTGCGCGGCAAAGAACATCTGACGCAGAAAGTCGGCGCGAGGCACGCAAGCGTCGGACCCGACCACCCACAGGCCGGTCCTCGACCCAATACAATCTGGGCTCTAAGGGACGCGTCGTTTACCGTCCAGGCGGGCGAGGTGCTGGGGATCATCGGGCGAAACGGCGCCGGCAAATCCACTCTCCTGAAGCTTCTTACACGGATTACCGAGCCGACTTCAGGCCGCGCGTTCGTCTACGGGAGGGCGGCATCGCTGCTCGAGGTCGGGACCGGCTTTCACCCGGAGCTCACCGGCCGCGAGAACATCTACTTAAGCGGCGCGATTCTCGGCATGAAGAAAGCGGAGATCAGTCGGAGGTTTGACGAAATCGTGGCCTTCTCGGAAGTCGAGCAGTTCATAGACACGCCGGTCAAGCGCTACTCCAGCGGGATGTACGTCCGGCTGGCATTCGCGGTCGCCGCTCATCTCGATCCGGAAATCTTGCTGGTGGATGAAGTGCTCGCAGTCGGCGACGCGGCCTTTCAGAAGAAATGCCTCGGTAAGATGGGGGACGTGGCGGGTGAAGGACGGACCATCCTGTTTGTAAGCCACAACCTGCAGGCGGTTCGCACGCTCTGCCCGAAAAGCATACTCATCGACGCCGGGCAGGTTGCCATGGATGCTCCTACCGACCAGACACTGGATCTCTACAACCGGCGTCAGCGCGAGGTCAAGGTCGATGCCGACACGGCCATGCACAGCGAGAAGCACCGGCGCGGGTCAGGCGCTGTTCGTTTCACGCACATCGCCGTGCAGGACGAGCGCGGCAGCGACCGCTACGACGTCGAGGTAGGGGGAATCATACGGTTGGTGATGTCCTACAAAGTCATGAAGGACATACCCGACCTGCTTGTGTCGGTGGCGCTGCGTTCCGGCAATACCGGCGAAATTGTCACGACTGCCAGGCACGTCATCTCGCCCGCGTCCGTCCGTGCGCAAACCGAGGGGTCGGTCACGATTGACTTCCCCGACATTCGCATTCGTCCGGGTACCTATCCTCTGTACTTCTGGCTGGGCAATTCGGACGCGCAACCGTTTGATGTGGTAGATGACATCACCGCCCCGCTTGTCGTCACTGCCGGCGGCAGCGCCGACGGCCTCGGCTTGGATGCCTCGGCGCCGGTGGGGTATTTCTCCATCCCCTCAGTTCTCAGGAGTTCGCAAGGTTCGACGCAGGGAGGTCAGCACTGA
- a CDS encoding four helix bundle protein, with protein MPVWQSAMAVAEQVFVLTDKLPRKEDYGFTSQIRRAALSISANIAEAFGRSHTPDKVRFYHVARGSVTETQSHVEYGKRVGYLTATVAREIADKLDAIHADLNKVISTLRRSNR; from the coding sequence ATGCCTGTCTGGCAGTCGGCCATGGCGGTGGCTGAGCAGGTCTTCGTCTTGACCGACAAGCTGCCGCGCAAAGAGGACTATGGGTTTACATCGCAGATTCGGCGAGCGGCCCTCAGCATCTCCGCAAATATCGCGGAGGCTTTCGGCAGAAGTCACACACCCGACAAGGTCAGGTTCTACCACGTCGCTCGTGGCTCGGTCACGGAGACCCAGAGTCATGTGGAGTATGGCAAGCGCGTGGGCTATCTGACTGCGACCGTCGCCCGTGAGATAGCCGACAAGCTAGACGCCATTCACGCCGACCTGAACAAAGTCATCTCAACGCTCAGAAGGTCGAACCGGTGA
- a CDS encoding ABC transporter permease, with amino-acid sequence MSVPDAADGGSIPSGRRLPRIVIQPSRGLLHVDWRGLAEYRDLLVLLVRRDFLSRYKQSILGPAWFVIQPVLTTVVFTVIFGNVAKLPSDGMPKLLFYLCALVPWNYFAANLNATSTTFTANISLFGKVYFPRLVVPLSAVVSNLIAFAIQLLTFLAFFTYFKFFSAAGPLIRPNVELLLMPLLVVQTAAVSLGFGLLVTALTVKYQDLVYAMAFLIQLWMYATPVVYPLSMVTNLKWRIVAALNPMTAVVELFKHAFLGVGTVSPRYTLISVAMTLLVLFLGLVMFNRAERTFVDTV; translated from the coding sequence ATGAGTGTACCTGACGCGGCCGATGGCGGCTCGATTCCATCAGGCAGGCGGCTGCCCAGAATCGTCATCCAGCCCAGCCGGGGCCTGCTCCATGTTGACTGGCGCGGTCTGGCAGAGTATCGGGACCTGCTTGTGCTCCTTGTCCGTCGGGATTTCCTGTCGAGGTACAAGCAGTCTATCCTGGGGCCGGCCTGGTTCGTCATCCAGCCGGTCCTTACGACCGTCGTCTTCACGGTCATCTTCGGCAACGTCGCCAAGCTCCCCTCGGATGGCATGCCGAAGCTGCTTTTCTATCTTTGCGCGCTGGTGCCGTGGAACTACTTCGCGGCGAACCTCAACGCCACCTCGACCACGTTTACGGCGAACATCAGTCTCTTCGGCAAAGTCTACTTTCCCCGGCTGGTTGTGCCGCTGTCGGCAGTCGTTTCCAACCTGATCGCCTTCGCAATCCAGCTACTGACCTTCCTGGCTTTCTTTACCTATTTCAAGTTCTTCTCCGCCGCCGGGCCGCTCATCAGGCCCAACGTCGAGCTCCTCCTCATGCCGTTGCTGGTTGTCCAGACCGCGGCCGTCAGCCTGGGTTTCGGCCTGCTGGTAACAGCGCTGACCGTGAAGTACCAGGACTTGGTATACGCCATGGCGTTCCTGATCCAGCTCTGGATGTACGCGACTCCGGTAGTATACCCCTTGTCGATGGTCACCAACCTGAAGTGGCGCATCGTCGCCGCGCTTAATCCGATGACCGCTGTGGTGGAGCTGTTCAAACACGCATTCCTGGGCGTCGGGACGGTAAGCCCCCGATACACCTTGATCTCGGTCGCGATGACCCTGCTCGTCCTGTTCCTCGGGCTGGTGATGTTCAATCGGGCTGAACGGACATTTGTGGATACGGTGTAG
- a CDS encoding SDR family oxidoreductase, with product MLKVLVTGGAGFIGSNIVEELLKRGHSVRVIDNFSTGRRENLAPFLKDVELIEGDVRSLDVLRSAMCAHPTSTASSSGPVDFVLHQAALPSVPRSIKDPVTTHEVNATGTLNVLIAARDCGVRRVVYASSSSVYGDSAELPKHESMTPNPLSPYACAKLAGEHYCQVFSRLYGLETVALRYFNVFGPRQDPGSQYAAVIPKFIAAIRDGRRPVIYGDGEQSRDFTPVANVVAANLAACTVPLQSLALGPSSQTKDQTTKDKMTTPPFLLCNVAAGERYTLNFLVSEICRIAGKRVEPEYAVARPGDVKHSLASVNVLRDRLGLKERVSFPEGLEHLVRTTGNEG from the coding sequence ATGCTTAAAGTACTCGTTACAGGGGGAGCAGGCTTCATTGGTTCCAACATCGTTGAAGAGCTGCTCAAACGTGGCCATTCAGTCCGGGTCATCGACAATTTCTCAACCGGCCGGCGCGAGAACCTGGCCCCTTTCCTGAAGGATGTCGAACTGATCGAGGGCGATGTCCGCTCGCTCGACGTGCTGCGCTCCGCGATGTGCGCTCACCCGACTTCGACCGCGTCCTCGTCCGGCCCGGTCGACTTCGTACTTCACCAGGCCGCCCTGCCGTCGGTCCCGCGCTCAATCAAGGACCCCGTGACAACACACGAGGTCAATGCTACCGGTACGCTCAACGTGTTGATTGCCGCCCGGGATTGCGGAGTCAGGCGGGTCGTATATGCCTCATCGTCTTCTGTCTATGGCGACTCGGCGGAGCTGCCCAAGCACGAGAGCATGACACCGAATCCTCTGTCGCCCTACGCCTGCGCCAAGCTCGCCGGCGAACACTACTGCCAGGTCTTCAGCCGGCTATACGGCCTCGAGACCGTGGCACTCCGCTACTTTAACGTGTTCGGTCCGCGCCAGGACCCCGGCAGCCAGTACGCTGCTGTGATACCCAAGTTCATCGCCGCCATCCGCGATGGCCGGCGCCCGGTCATCTACGGCGACGGAGAGCAGTCGCGCGACTTCACGCCGGTCGCGAATGTCGTCGCGGCGAACCTGGCAGCGTGTACTGTCCCGCTGCAGTCCTTGGCCCTTGGTCCTTCGTCCCAGACCAAGGACCAGACGACAAAGGACAAGATGACGACCCCGCCGTTCTTGTTGTGCAATGTCGCTGCCGGTGAGCGTTACACTCTGAACTTCCTTGTGAGCGAGATCTGCCGGATTGCCGGCAAACGCGTCGAACCGGAGTATGCTGTCGCTCGACCCGGTGATGTCAAGCACTCGCTCGCGTCGGTCAATGTTCTGAGGGACAGACTCGGCCTCAAAGAGCGCGTTTCCTTCCCGGAGGGACTCGAACATCTGGTCCGAACGACCGGGAACGAAGGATAG
- a CDS encoding MBOAT family protein produces MLFNSYPFIFLFLPIALIGYFFLNWKRLVTAGKAWLALSSVVFYAYWNWRFVALLAASICFNYAVGATLLRLPPGARRRKAILAAGVVVNLLVLGYYKYANFFIANFNSFLSAHVGALRLILPLGISFFTFTQIAFLVDSSKGKANEYSFLNYILFVTFFPHLIAGPIIHHREMMPQFDRLRNKLLNWKNLSQGAYQFSIGLAKKVIVADAFAVWADKGFAAHAPLNFIEAWTVTLAFTLQLYFDFSGYTDMALGLARMFNIILPRNFNSPYKALNVQDFWKRWHMTLSRFLRDYVYIPLGGNRKGKLRTHLNVLLTFVIGGFWHGAGWTFMLWGFLHGLGNVIHRIWEGANLRLGRALAWVMTFGFVSVCWVFFRARTLPGAVSVLRGMAGLNGVQLPRLLAGHLSLLTRVGVEFTDGCVENVCGRGTGPIMIAPAAGMIGAFLLVCILLKNSDEMTARFSPNARTLILATVLFVVSFLSMNKVSTFLYFNF; encoded by the coding sequence ATGCTCTTCAATTCGTATCCCTTCATATTCCTCTTCCTGCCGATTGCGCTGATCGGGTACTTCTTCCTTAACTGGAAGAGGCTCGTCACGGCGGGCAAGGCCTGGCTGGCCCTCTCATCCGTCGTCTTCTATGCCTATTGGAACTGGAGGTTCGTAGCGCTGCTGGCCGCCAGCATCTGCTTCAACTATGCGGTCGGTGCGACGCTGCTGCGACTGCCGCCCGGTGCCCGCAGAAGGAAGGCGATTCTGGCCGCCGGGGTCGTGGTCAACCTGCTGGTGCTGGGATACTACAAGTACGCAAACTTCTTCATTGCCAACTTCAACTCCTTCCTGTCGGCCCACGTCGGAGCACTCCGGCTCATTCTTCCGCTGGGCATCAGCTTCTTCACGTTCACCCAGATTGCGTTCCTGGTGGACAGTTCCAAGGGAAAGGCGAACGAGTACAGCTTCCTGAACTACATTCTATTCGTCACTTTCTTTCCGCACCTGATTGCCGGCCCCATCATTCACCATCGAGAGATGATGCCTCAGTTCGACCGGTTGAGGAACAAGCTGCTCAACTGGAAGAACCTGTCACAGGGGGCCTACCAGTTCTCAATCGGGCTGGCCAAGAAGGTGATAGTGGCCGACGCGTTCGCGGTATGGGCCGACAAGGGTTTCGCAGCCCACGCGCCGCTGAACTTCATCGAGGCCTGGACGGTGACGCTCGCGTTTACACTGCAGTTGTACTTCGACTTCAGCGGCTACACCGACATGGCGCTCGGCCTGGCGCGGATGTTCAATATCATCTTGCCCAGGAACTTCAACTCGCCCTACAAGGCCCTCAACGTACAGGACTTCTGGAAACGCTGGCACATGACCTTGAGCCGATTCCTCAGGGACTACGTCTACATTCCACTGGGGGGCAACCGCAAGGGCAAGCTCAGGACCCACCTGAACGTGCTGCTGACGTTCGTCATCGGTGGGTTCTGGCACGGGGCAGGATGGACGTTCATGCTCTGGGGCTTCCTGCACGGGCTGGGTAATGTCATCCACCGCATCTGGGAAGGAGCGAACCTCAGGCTGGGAAGGGCGCTTGCCTGGGTCATGACCTTCGGTTTCGTCAGCGTCTGCTGGGTGTTCTTCAGGGCCAGGACGTTGCCGGGAGCGGTGTCGGTCCTGCGCGGCATGGCCGGCCTGAACGGAGTGCAACTTCCGCGCCTGCTGGCGGGGCATTTGTCATTGCTGACACGGGTCGGTGTAGAGTTCACCGACGGTTGCGTGGAGAATGTGTGCGGGCGCGGGACCGGGCCGATCATGATCGCCCCGGCAGCCGGGATGATAGGTGCTTTCCTCCTGGTCTGCATCCTGCTGAAGAACTCCGATGAGATGACCGCGCGATTCTCGCCCAACGCGCGCACGCTGATTCTGGCGACGGTTCTGTTCGTCGTCTCGTTCCTGAGCATGAACAAGGTGAGCACCTTCCTCTACTTCAACTTCTAG
- the galE gene encoding UDP-glucose 4-epimerase GalE encodes MVTGGCGYIGSHTLVELLSAGFDAVSIDDNSRSGESVLDGVERITGKRVINHRIDLRDAASTEGVFNQHRDSVAVIHFAAYKTVPESVAKPLLYYDNNINSLLNVLACTGKYGIPHLIFSSSCSVYGNTTALPVAEDTPFGEPECPYARTKQMGEHIITDTARTSETGFVSLRYFNPVGAHASGEIGETPYGEPDNLFPRITRVAAGRLTELVVHGSDYETRDGTCVRDYVHVSDIARAHVMAIDYLRKKGRGGRGTEKVAAINLGSGTGTTVLEAIQAFERATGRRLKYRVGPRRAGDAAAVFSDNRKAGELLGWRPERGLDEMMTTAWCWEQRLSAVLAASSVPESARPDQNSGRN; translated from the coding sequence ATAGTCACCGGCGGCTGCGGCTACATCGGTAGCCACACGCTGGTCGAGCTGCTGTCGGCCGGGTTCGACGCGGTTTCGATCGACGATAACTCCCGCTCCGGCGAGAGCGTCCTGGACGGCGTCGAGCGGATCACAGGAAAGAGAGTTATCAACCACAGGATTGACCTGCGCGATGCGGCGAGTACCGAGGGCGTATTCAATCAGCACCGCGATTCGGTCGCGGTCATCCACTTCGCCGCTTACAAGACCGTGCCCGAGTCGGTGGCAAAGCCGCTGCTCTACTACGACAACAATATCAACTCCCTGCTCAACGTTCTTGCCTGCACCGGCAAATACGGGATTCCGCACCTCATCTTCTCGTCTTCATGCTCGGTCTATGGTAACACCACAGCGCTTCCCGTCGCGGAAGACACGCCGTTCGGCGAGCCGGAGTGTCCCTATGCCCGGACCAAGCAGATGGGCGAGCACATCATCACGGATACCGCGAGAACCAGCGAGACCGGTTTCGTTTCGCTGCGCTATTTCAATCCGGTCGGCGCGCACGCTTCGGGCGAAATCGGGGAGACCCCTTACGGCGAACCGGATAACCTCTTCCCGCGAATAACGCGGGTTGCGGCCGGCAGACTGACTGAGCTCGTCGTACACGGCAGCGATTACGAAACACGCGACGGCACGTGCGTCCGCGACTACGTCCACGTCTCCGACATCGCCCGCGCCCATGTCATGGCAATCGACTACCTGCGCAAGAAGGGACGCGGAGGACGAGGGACAGAGAAGGTAGCGGCCATCAATCTCGGGTCGGGGACGGGCACGACCGTGCTGGAGGCGATTCAGGCCTTTGAACGGGCCACCGGCCGCAGGCTGAAATACCGTGTAGGGCCCCGCCGCGCCGGCGACGCTGCGGCAGTCTTCTCCGACAACCGCAAGGCAGGGGAGCTCCTCGGTTGGCGGCCGGAGCGCGGACTCGACGAGATGATGACGACTGCCTGGTGCTGGGAGCAGAGACTTTCCGCTGTGCTCGCGGCATCTTCTGTCCCTGAATCCGCTCGCCCCGACCAGAACTCGGGCCGCAATTAG